The stretch of DNA TCCCTGACGCCACCCCCCAGCGCATCAGGAGCGCCTTCCCGCAGCACCCCGTGATCCCCATATCAGGGATGGAGGGGAGCAATGTTGAGCAGCTCTACGAGAAGATGACCGAGATGTTTGGGTGAGCAGGATGATCCAGGGAGTTCAGATCGATTTCCTCTCGGCAGAACGGCTTGATCGGCTGACCATGATGGAGAAGATCAGGCTGATCCTCGACGATGTGCGTTCAGGCACCATTGTCGTGCTTGAGAAGGGGCTGTTGCCCGAGGAGCAGAGCAAACTCATCGAGCTGACGATGATGGAGATCAAGCCTGACGGCTTTTCCGGGATCGAGCTGGAGACCTATCCTGCAAAGGGCGGAAAAGAAGGGTTTGGCGGCTTACTTTCACGTCTGATCGGGAAAAAGTCCGAGTCGCGGCTGACGGTGATCGGGCCTGCAAACCAGCTCAAGACCCTCAAGAAGGACCAGGACCTGATCAGTGCCTGGGTTTCGTCACGGTGAGAGGCAATGCCGCACAAGTGCACCAGATGTGGAAGAGAGTTCGAGGACGGTTCGACCGGGATCCTGAAGGGCTGCCCGAGCTGCGGGGGGAAGAAGTTCCTCTACATCAGGGAATCGACGCGGCACGAGGATGTGCTCGAGGAGAAGACGATCGAGGAGATCGCCGAGGAAACCGGTGAGGAGGAACTCGAGGTCAGGGAGGAGGAGGCCCCGAAGCGTGTCGAGTGCTATGACCGCGTCGAGTCGATCCGTATCGTCGGGCCGGGCTCGTATGAACTGAACATCGAGAAGCTCGCACAGAGCGAGGAGATGGTCGTCAGCCTGGGCAGAGAGGGGAAATATATGGTGGATATCCTCTCGATGCATAAAAAGGACCGCAAAAAGTCTTCGAAGAAGCAGTGATCCCCTTTTTCCTGCAGTCCTAATTTTTTTATGTTGTTACCGCTATAGTGTAACCTGTTACCCTCTGGCAGTGCCCTTCCCCGTACTGGGGCGCTGTTGGCATGCCCGGTCATATGTCTTACCCCCCTTCTGGAATTTGAGAGACCCGGGTTTAAGAGGAGGTGAAATTAGGATGAAACTGCGATACCTGACAGGCGTCGACCAGATCGATGCATTGAGCCCTGAAGAGAAGATCCTGCTGCAGAAGGTGGAGGAGAAATTCGCTTTCCGCTCGAACGATTATTATCTTTCCCTCATCGACTGGGACGATCCGGCCGACCCGATCAGGCGGATCGCCGTCCCTGACCCGATGGAGCTGGAGGAGTCTGGTGTCCTCGATCCCTCCAGGGAGTCGAACTATACGGTTGCTCCGGGTCTCCAGCACAAGTACCGCGAGACGGCCCTGCTGCTGGTCTCGGACATGTGCGGGACGTTCTGCCGCTTCTGCTTCAGGAAGCGCCTCTTCATGGACCGGGGCGCCGAGGTGACGAGGGACGTCACCGAAGAGATCGAGTATATCAGGCATCACCCCGAGATCACGAACGTCCTCCTGACCGGCGGGGATCCCCTGATCATGGCGACCTCGAAGCTCGAACCGATCGTGGCGGCGATCAGGGGGATCGAGCATGTGGGGATCATCAGGATCGGGTCGAAGATGCCGGCCTTCAGCCCGTACCGGATCCTGGACGATCCGGCCCTGCCCGAGATGATCAGGAAATACTCGACGCCCGAGAAGCGGATCTACATCATGGCGCAGTTCAACCACCCGCGGGAACTCACGCCGCAGGCGGTGGAGGCGCTCGGCATCCTCCTCTCGGCCGGTGCGATCGTGGTGAACCAGACGCCCATCCTGCGCGGGGTGAACGACGATCCGGCGGTGCTCGCCGATCTCTTCAGGAAACTCTCGTTCATCGGGGTGCCGCCGTATTATGTCTTCCAGTGCCGCCCGACCCTGGGGAACCGGATGTTTCAGGTGCCGGTGGAGGAGAGCTATGCGATCATCGAGGCGGCGAAGGCGCAGGTCTCGGGCCTCGCAAAGAGGGCGCGGTTTGTGATCTCCCATGCGACCGGGAAGATCGAGGTCGCCGGCCTCACCGACGAGTATGTCTTCTTCAAGTACCATCAGGCGGCCGACCCGGAGAAGATCGGGGCGGTGATGGTCTTCAGGCGGAACCCTGAGGCGCTGTGGTTCGATGATTATGCCGAGCCGGCGGTCGATGTGCCGGTGCCGGTGGAGATCGGGGAGGCGTCGGGGTAAATAATGCGTATTCTCACTTTTTTTTGCGAAAAATCAGATGAATGAATATTCTTTAACTCCTCCATCGTAATGGATTTCTGATGATGATGGTTTATCACTGATATCGAGGTTTAAGGTCCCGTCACTGCCGGGAACAAGGCCCGTTAGGACGATGCCTCTTTTATCTTTTCCATAGAGGATTTGATCACCATCGATTTCGAAGCGAGTCCATGCGTTTTTTTGAGGCACTATAAGAGTAAGTGTTGAAACCATCCCTGAAGAAGTATTGATCCAGATATCCCCGTCTCCTATGCTCCCGGAACCTTTGGTAAGACCATTGATGGACACGGTTATATCATCGAGTATGAAAGCGTTGATATCCTGTTCTGCAATGTGGATCTTCCCTGCCTGATCTTTGTTGAGAAGGATGTGAACGATATCTCCCTGATTCAGCTCATAGGATGTCTCTCCTACCTTGATTCTGGACCAGAGGCCGCTCACGGTGAACTCCATGTACCCTCCATTTCTGAGATATCCTCCTTTTGGATGCTCGGTGATCAGCAGGATGTCATATCCTGATGAAGGTGATGTAACCGTAATATAACCCGTTTTTGTCTCAGTTCCTGGCCCGAAAAGGTTCGAGGCCGTGAGGCTGACCGTGTAGGTGCCGGGGTCTGCGTAGATATGGAACGGGTTCTGCACCCTTGAGGACGTGCCGTCCCCGAAGTCCCAGAGCCATGCGGTCGGGTGGCGGGTCGAGAGGTCGGTGAACTGGACGGTCAGGGGTGCGGTCCCGCTCACTACGTCGGCGCTGAATGCCGCATCTGCAGGGCACCCTGCAGGGGTGAAGGCGGCATAGTGTGCGCCGATCTCCTGCGGGCTGAGGGCGGTGCTGTAGATCGCGGCGTTTGCGATCGAGCCGTTGAACAATTTCTGTGTGTTCGCGTCAGAACCGATGTACACCGGGCTTGTGCTCGTCTTCAGGGTGCCGGTGAGCGGTGTTGACGCCTTCTCCTCGCCGTCCACGTACAGGCGCAGGGTGCTGCCGTCATAGGTGAGGGCGAGGAGGTACCAGCGGTTCAGGGTCGGGCGCCCCTCTCCCCATTCGATGGTGGTCTTGCTCGACGATGTTGTTGTGACGCCCCCCTGCCACCCATTCCATTTGTCGAGGTCGAGGCCGTGACCGTCCCAGTCTCGCTTCTGGATCACCTTATCCGTGTCATACTCGGTAGGGTAGGCCCATGCCTCGTAGGTGACGGCATTTGTGGGGTTGAGTCCGGCGCTGTTTGGTATGGAAACGCTGTCGCTGCTCCCGTCGAAGACCAGGTAGCCGCGGTCCGCGCAGGAGATCCAGCCGGCGCCGGTGATCGTCCCGTTGTACCCGTTCCCGCTCTTGTCATAGACGATAGAGCCGGATCCCTCGTCCATCGGCCAGAAACCCTCGGTGATGGTCGGTGTTTCTGCAGTGATCAGGTCGGTGCGTGTGGCCGTATCGCTGAAGGCGGCATTCGCAGCGGTGAGGCTGACCGTGTAGGTGCCCGGGGCAGTGTAGATGTGGACCGGGTGCTGTTCGGTGGAGGTGGTGCCGTCGCCGAAGTCCCAGAGCCATGCGGTCGGTGCGCCGGTAGAGAGATCGGTGAACTGCACCTGGAGGGGGGCGGTGCCGCTTTGCGGTGCTGCGGTGAAGGACGCGGCCACCGCTATGGGATCATGACAGAAGTCTTCCACCGGTGTTCTCGCAAATGCGGGAGATGACCATTCGAGGTGGAAGACTGCCTTTCCAAGGTTCTCAAACATCTTCGCCCTGATCTGATGGGAACCGGCGGTGAGGTGGATATTCGCTGTTTTTGTCGTGCTGCTGTGGTACCCGCCGTTATCGATGAGTACGGTATCCATGTCGTCGATCCAGAGCCATGAGCCATCGTCAGAGGTGAGATAGAAGGTATAGGTGGCGTCTTCTGGCACGATCAGGTAGCCCTCATAGATGACGCTGAACTGGTCATCTTTTCCGAGGGTGGCGATGGGCCAGTTGTACTCATCGGTTCCAGATTTTTGCCACGACGTGTTTGCCTCATTGTCGGCGAACCAGATCCTGGGATCGATCCTGGTCACCCCTTCCCCTATCCACTCCCGGTTCGGGTAGTAGGTGCCGGCAAGCCCCAATCCTGCGCAGGCTGAGACCCTGATGGTTGAGGTGGCCGTGTCGGTTCCTGCGGCGTTTGAGACGGTGAGGATCACCGTATAGGTGCCTGCGGTAGTGTAGGTGTGGGAGGGGTTCTGTGCGGTGGCGTTGGTGCCGTCGCCAAAGTCCCATGACCACGATGCCGGTGTGCCGGTGGAGTGGTCGGTGAACTGCACCTCCAGTGGAATGATTCCTGAGGTCGTGCTTGCCGAGAAGTTGGCGGTCGGCGGGCCGACCACAGTGATCGTCCGTGTGGTGGTGTCAGAATCGTCTGTGGTTGATGCCGTGAGCCGTACCGTATAGAATCCAGGGGTTGTGAAGGTGTGCGTCGGATTCTGTACGCCTGATGTGGTGTTGTCCCCGAAGTTCCAGTACCACTCGTTCGGGTTCCCGGTTGAGGTGTCGGTGAACTGCACTATGAGCGGGGCCGATCCCGCAGTAGAGTTTGCCGAGAACGCGGCCACTACCGTTCCAGGTGTTGGTGATGGCGTCGGCACTACCGTTACGATCGCGCCTTCCCCGACGAGATGGAGCATCCACGCGGTTCCGCTGCCAGCGATTCCGTCGCTGGTGATCAGCACGCCGTCAGGTTCGGGGTCGCTGCCCAACCCGAGGGTGAGGGTCTGTCCGTTCTCCCAGTCTGTCCAGTCCGTCGATTCACTCTCTCCTGAAAATTCGTCGGTCCGTTCTTCGCCGTTGACAAAGATCTGAAATTCCCCCTTCCTGAGGGGATCTCCTCCCTCATGGCGGAGAATCAGGCGGTGATCGTCTGCGGTGCTGTTGTCGTACATCACGCTCGCAAGCATCGCCGGGGCCTCGTCACCCTGGGGGTTCGAGAGCATGACGACGCCGACGATCCCCGCCGCCACTGCAAACACGGCGATGAGGATCACGACGGCGATCACTTCGCTGGCGGCGGCGTCATTGTCCTTCATTGTAACCCCTATTTTAGATTCAGCGTGCCTAGCACAGATTCGTGGGCGATCACCGTGTCATTTATACCATATACGATTGCTGTCACAGAGATCCGATCTCCATCACTCCCGAGTTTGTTGGTGGTCTTTAAGGTATGATTGTAATAGAAGGCCTCCACCTCGCTCTGGGTCAGGTTCATAGCGACAATCTGGTTTGGGATTTCGTTATTGTTGCTGTCGAGGAGAACGTTGTAATTGTAGATGACCATATGGACGTATTTTGCGGCGATTGTCGAGACATTCACGGAGAAAGTGAAGTCCTTTTTCATATCTATGACATACTCCTGCTCCACATCAGGTCCGACGATCATAATCGGCGATGTCTCATTCCCGCCTCCCGGCACCGGCGTCACCGTCACCACCGGCAGCGTCCCCGATCCCCCGGCATCCGCATATGCCCCTGCCGTCGCCGCCCCGAACCCAGAGGGTTCGGCGATCACCGTCTCGCCGCCGCCCGAATCGACGACCGAGACGACGACCCGTTCGGGGGTGCCTCCGCCTGTGTAAGTGAGGTTCTCGCCGATCGACCAGATATCGTCGCCTGCGAGGGCGAACTCATCGGTCCGGTCCACAAGCCCGCTCCCATTGTCCACGTAGATCCGGTAGTTCCCCGCGGCGAGGGTGTCGCCGCCCTCGTGGAGGAGGACAAACGTGGTGTTGTCTACTGTCGTTCCCGCCACCACGCTCACGTGCGGGACCTCTGAGGGCGGGGGCTGGGAGAAGAGCGCCACCGCCACGATCGCCACGCCGAGCACTGCCAGCGATACAAGAAGTATCGCTCCGATCACCTCGGAAACACCCTGTTCGTCTGTCACTATCATCGTCTTCACCTCACTCGATCAATGATGCTGCCGTTGCGATGCTCACCCGATAGTCTGCCTGCACGGTCCTGAGGGTGACGTCCTCCCTGGCGCCTGTATCCGGGCCTGTGATATTGATATATGCCGTTTCCGCCCCTCTCCCGACCGCATACCATGCAGGCTTGATCCTCTCGCGGAGTGCCGCCTCCTTAAACACCCGCTCCCATGCCCGCGCCATGCCCTCGTCGCCCGCCTCGATCGAGATCTTCACCCAGGGGAAGGTGCCGGTGAGGTTTGCATAGGGCGGCATGTCACGCAGCCTTGTTTCGATCCGCACCGGCCCTGACCCGGCGAGGAGGGCCGATCCGGTGATGTTCACCGGCGCGATGCACACTGAGGCGTTGCCGCTGACATTGTAGAACGAGAAGGAGGGGGAGACCCGCACCGTCGTCCCACCGCTCTGGGTGAGGAAGACCCCGCCCATCTGGTAGGTCCAGGTCTGGTCCACCCAGTAGTTGTTCCCGGAAACATACTGGAGACTGCCGAGCGGGATCGCCGTTGTGTTGGTCGGCGTCGTGATCGTCAGGGCCGCCCCGCCCGACCTGACGCTCACCGCCCCGGACGACCCGGCCGGGCTGAGGATCGGGAGGGAGAGTCCTCCTCCCTGCGTCGCCGCCGACCCGGTGCCGAGGTCGAAGGCCGTCGAGAGGGTGACGCCGGTCACGTTATTTTTGTTCACCCAGAGCGAATCGAGGGCGATCTTGTAGTCGGTGAAACGGTCCTTCACCATGTTCATATGCTCGATCTCGTTCGCCCGCCCCTCTGCCGGCACGGCATAGATCTGGTAGACGGAGAGCGCCATGACGAGCACTCCCAGAAGGAGCACGAATCCGACGACCTCGGAGAGACCTTCTTCGTTCAGGGCGGCAGGCATTGTACCGGTGTTTTTTTCCCGGGCTCTATATATTCCTTTCAGAATGTACGCTCCTGCAGACGTGCATAATGTTAAGAAATCGCCGGTTCATAATTATAAGAAGATAAAATAGCGGGGAATTCCGACGTGTCCGAAATCACAGGCAGCACATCCCGTCTGGCGCGGGGCTGCGTCCTCTGTTACGAGGGCGCCAAGATGGTCCTTTTTGTGACCGGCAGGTGCGGGCGGGACTGCTGGTACTGCCCCATCTCTGAGAAGCGGCGGAACGGCGATCTGGTCTATGCCAACGATCGCGTGGTGACGTCGCCGGACGACATCATCGAGGAGGCCGAGATGATGAGCGCTCTCGGGAGCAGCATCACCGGGGGCGAACCCTTCCTGGTGCTCGACGTGGTCGTCAACGCCTGCCGTCTCCTCAAGGAGCACTTCGGGCCCGACCACCACATCCACCTCTACACCGGGATCGCACCGACAGAAAAGCAACTGCTCCCGCTCCGCGGGCTCGTCGACGAGATCCGTCTCCACCCGCCGCAGGAGGTCTGGGGTCGCATCCTCGACTCGCCCTATGCCCGCTCGGTCGAGACCGCCCGCCGCCTCGGGTTCTCGATCGGGATCGAGGTGCCATCCCTGCCCGGGATCGAGGCCCTTCGGGCGATCCTTCCAGACCTCGACTTCCTCAACATCAACGAACTCGAGTGGAGCGAGACGAACGCCGAAGCGATGCGTCTGCGTGGCCTTGACCTGGAGGACGGCCTTCACAACGCCGTCGGCGGCGCCGCAGCGCTCGCAGAACCCCTTCTTGACGATCCGAAAGTGCACTTCTGTTCGTCCGGCTTCAAGGACTCGGTCCAGCTGCGCGAGCGTCTTCGGCGCATCGCCGGGAACACCGCCCGCCCCTTCGACGAGATCACCGAGGACGGCACCATCGTCTACGGCCTCCTCGAACTGGAAGACGACGTCCTGCCGCCGGTCCTCCGCGAACATATTTATGATATCGAGGTCTCTGGTGATAAGGTTGAGATGGCCTGGTGGGTGCTTGCCGAATTGAAAGATGAACTCCCCGGTAAAAAGTCCGTGATCGAGCGCTACCCCAATGGGGGGATCATCCTGGAGGTGACGCCGCTCTGAGGATCAGAGACCGGATCGATCCGCTCTACGAGCGCTACCTGCAGTGGCAGTGCAAACATATCCCCGGCCACATCGCCATCATACAGGACGGCAACCGCAGGTATGCCCGCCTCCTCGGGGTCGGAACGATCGAGGGCCATCGTGCAGGCGCCGAGACGACCCAGCAGGTGCTTGAATGGGCAAAGGAGATCGGGATCAGGACGATCACGCTCTACTCCTTCTCCACCGAGAACTTCAACCGTGACGAGGGTGAGGTCAACTACCTCTTCGATATCTTCAAGGAGAAGTTCATCGGCGTTCTCAGCGACGAGCGGGTCCATGCAAATCAGATCAGGGTCCAGATGATCGGCGACCGATCGATGCTCCCTCCAGACCTTCTTGAGACGATCGAAGCCGCCGAAGAAGCCACCCGCCACTACAGCCGCTTCTTCCTCAACATCGCCCTTGCCTACGGGGGCAGGAACGAGCTGGTCCATGCCGCCCGGCGGGTGGTCGCCGGCGTCCGCGAGGGCTCAATCGCCTCTGACGAGATCACGCCGCGTACGGTCGAGAACTACCTGTACGAGGGCCTCCACCTCCCCCCGGTCGACCTGATCATCAGGACCGGAAACGAGCGGCGCACCTCGAACTTTCTGCCATGGATGGCAAACGGAAACGAGTGTGCCGTCTATTTCTGTGCGCCGTACTGGCCGCTCTTCAGGAAGATCGATCTCCTGCGGGCGATACGCCTCTATGACCAGCGGATCCGTGCCAGAGAATAGGGGGCCTCAGGCCCCAAAACGTCTTTTTCTTGCTCCGAAGTCCCTTAGTGCCCTGAGAAAATCGATCTTTCTGAACAACGTCCAGTTCACATCCAGGAAGAAAAACTCCGAGTATACCGACTGCCAGATGAGAAAATCGGTGAGATAATTGCCGCCGGTCTTGATCACCAGGTCAGGGGCGCACCTGAAGGTGAGGTGCCGTTCGATCACCGCTTCGTCGATCTCTTCGGCACACGTCTCTTCTGCGGCGATATTTTTGATGCATGCGGCAATCTCTTCCCTTCCGCTCTTGCCGACGGCGACGATGACGTTCATCCCCTCTCCTGTCGTCTCGATCCGGTCACCGATATGGAGGTTGAGCCTGCCGATAGCGGCGATCTTTCTGATCTCAGGCAGGCAGGGTGCGATCCGGCCGGGGTCGTCGGTGGAGATGTGAAAGGTGGCGGCCTCAAGCCCGGCGTCCCTGCACCACCCGGCCACC from Methanofollis liminatans DSM 4140 encodes:
- a CDS encoding type IV pilin N-terminal domain-containing protein, with the translated sequence MIVTDEQGVSEVIGAILLVSLAVLGVAIVAVALFSQPPPSEVPHVSVVAGTTVDNTTFVLLHEGGDTLAAGNYRIYVDNGSGLVDRTDEFALAGDDIWSIGENLTYTGGGTPERVVVSVVDSGGGETVIAEPSGFGAATAGAYADAGGSGTLPVVTVTPVPGGGNETSPIMIVGPDVEQEYVIDMKKDFTFSVNVSTIAAKYVHMVIYNYNVLLDSNNNEIPNQIVAMNLTQSEVEAFYYNHTLKTTNKLGSDGDRISVTAIVYGINDTVIAHESVLGTLNLK
- a CDS encoding DUF2073 domain-containing protein, translating into MIQGVQIDFLSAERLDRLTMMEKIRLILDDVRSGTIVVLEKGLLPEEQSKLIELTMMEIKPDGFSGIELETYPAKGGKEGFGGLLSRLIGKKSESRLTVIGPANQLKTLKKDQDLISAWVSSR
- a CDS encoding radical SAM protein is translated as MSEITGSTSRLARGCVLCYEGAKMVLFVTGRCGRDCWYCPISEKRRNGDLVYANDRVVTSPDDIIEEAEMMSALGSSITGGEPFLVLDVVVNACRLLKEHFGPDHHIHLYTGIAPTEKQLLPLRGLVDEIRLHPPQEVWGRILDSPYARSVETARRLGFSIGIEVPSLPGIEALRAILPDLDFLNINELEWSETNAEAMRLRGLDLEDGLHNAVGGAAALAEPLLDDPKVHFCSSGFKDSVQLRERLRRIAGNTARPFDEITEDGTIVYGLLELEDDVLPPVLREHIYDIEVSGDKVEMAWWVLAELKDELPGKKSVIERYPNGGIILEVTPL
- the uppS gene encoding polyprenyl diphosphate synthase, producing the protein MRIRDRIDPLYERYLQWQCKHIPGHIAIIQDGNRRYARLLGVGTIEGHRAGAETTQQVLEWAKEIGIRTITLYSFSTENFNRDEGEVNYLFDIFKEKFIGVLSDERVHANQIRVQMIGDRSMLPPDLLETIEAAEEATRHYSRFFLNIALAYGGRNELVHAARRVVAGVREGSIASDEITPRTVENYLYEGLHLPPVDLIIRTGNERRTSNFLPWMANGNECAVYFCAPYWPLFRKIDLLRAIRLYDQRIRARE
- a CDS encoding PKD domain-containing protein codes for the protein MKDNDAAASEVIAVVILIAVFAVAAGIVGVVMLSNPQGDEAPAMLASVMYDNSTADDHRLILRHEGGDPLRKGEFQIFVNGEERTDEFSGESESTDWTDWENGQTLTLGLGSDPEPDGVLITSDGIAGSGTAWMLHLVGEGAIVTVVPTPSPTPGTVVAAFSANSTAGSAPLIVQFTDTSTGNPNEWYWNFGDNTTSGVQNPTHTFTTPGFYTVRLTASTTDDSDTTTRTITVVGPPTANFSASTTSGIIPLEVQFTDHSTGTPASWSWDFGDGTNATAQNPSHTYTTAGTYTVILTVSNAAGTDTATSTIRVSACAGLGLAGTYYPNREWIGEGVTRIDPRIWFADNEANTSWQKSGTDEYNWPIATLGKDDQFSVIYEGYLIVPEDATYTFYLTSDDGSWLWIDDMDTVLIDNGGYHSSTTKTANIHLTAGSHQIRAKMFENLGKAVFHLEWSSPAFARTPVEDFCHDPIAVAASFTAAPQSGTAPLQVQFTDLSTGAPTAWLWDFGDGTTSTEQHPVHIYTAPGTYTVSLTAANAAFSDTATRTDLITAETPTITEGFWPMDEGSGSIVYDKSGNGYNGTITGAGWISCADRGYLVFDGSSDSVSIPNSAGLNPTNAVTYEAWAYPTEYDTDKVIQKRDWDGHGLDLDKWNGWQGGVTTTSSSKTTIEWGEGRPTLNRWYLLALTYDGSTLRLYVDGEEKASTPLTGTLKTSTSPVYIGSDANTQKLFNGSIANAAIYSTALSPQEIGAHYAAFTPAGCPADAAFSADVVSGTAPLTVQFTDLSTRHPTAWLWDFGDGTSSRVQNPFHIYADPGTYTVSLTASNLFGPGTETKTGYITVTSPSSGYDILLITEHPKGGYLRNGGYMEFTVSGLWSRIKVGETSYELNQGDIVHILLNKDQAGKIHIAEQDINAFILDDITVSINGLTKGSGSIGDGDIWINTSSGMVSTLTLIVPQKNAWTRFEIDGDQILYGKDKRGIVLTGLVPGSDGTLNLDISDKPSSSEIHYDGGVKEYSFI
- a CDS encoding Zn-ribbon domain-containing protein — translated: MPHKCTRCGREFEDGSTGILKGCPSCGGKKFLYIRESTRHEDVLEEKTIEEIAEETGEEELEVREEEAPKRVECYDRVESIRIVGPGSYELNIEKLAQSEEMVVSLGREGKYMVDILSMHKKDRKKSSKKQ
- a CDS encoding KamA family radical SAM protein, whose amino-acid sequence is MKLRYLTGVDQIDALSPEEKILLQKVEEKFAFRSNDYYLSLIDWDDPADPIRRIAVPDPMELEESGVLDPSRESNYTVAPGLQHKYRETALLLVSDMCGTFCRFCFRKRLFMDRGAEVTRDVTEEIEYIRHHPEITNVLLTGGDPLIMATSKLEPIVAAIRGIEHVGIIRIGSKMPAFSPYRILDDPALPEMIRKYSTPEKRIYIMAQFNHPRELTPQAVEALGILLSAGAIVVNQTPILRGVNDDPAVLADLFRKLSFIGVPPYYVFQCRPTLGNRMFQVPVEESYAIIEAAKAQVSGLAKRARFVISHATGKIEVAGLTDEYVFFKYHQAADPEKIGAVMVFRRNPEALWFDDYAEPAVDVPVPVEIGEASG
- a CDS encoding undecaprenyl diphosphate synthase family protein, with amino-acid sequence MIRWFYERRLQRSLTVLPREICFMITEEDMIEAPQKIVEVAGWCRDAGLEAATFHISTDDPGRIAPCLPEIRKIAAIGRLNLHIGDRIETTGEGMNVIVAVGKSGREEIAACIKNIAAEETCAEEIDEAVIERHLTFRCAPDLVIKTGGNYLTDFLIWQSVYSEFFFLDVNWTLFRKIDFLRALRDFGARKRRFGA